A window from Methylocystis sp. MJC1 encodes these proteins:
- a CDS encoding MFS transporter has product MAHDKEDRLTGWRFVLFNAALAGGNIIVLSNIPGYTVLAPYAAGNLQGVTLSFGVWATTDHMMGIVLGLPLARWLSGRYGDNRVYAAAFVAYAIFSFACALAETIWFFVPARFLLGLAGGVILPLGQGLVLKEIPEKYRPYGVAWWGVLSMTPFTLGVFMGGFWAEYFTWRMLFYSNIFLGLPIAGVVSALLYGRPHTRRIARFDLVGFLLIGVVFVGTQTILNQGNDFDWLGSTALTLLTAAVVIALPTFIVWELGERNPVLDIRLFSCRNYAVATFCSVVGFLFILGTLSVFVGQLQLLLGYTSSGAGAVYLSMALLAAPVAWTVHFLVRHIDMRLFASLNFLGFSVTLTWLGLFDKLASFDQITVPMIFFGFFLAAFFAPLAAIAVQGLESTKLIRAAEELAMLRTAAGAFGIALQSVVQFRRTPFHQLGLADQYGGRGFPSLDLLSQLTDKLEGSGMSEAVARAQAARLIRQQALLMGLDDAFLLAAVAFFCLAIFVWLARGVPRKKPEPKPSFELLRAEELMEQP; this is encoded by the coding sequence GATCGCCTAACCGGCTGGCGCTTTGTTCTCTTCAACGCCGCGCTTGCTGGCGGGAACATCATCGTTCTTTCCAACATCCCTGGATACACAGTCCTTGCGCCTTACGCGGCGGGGAACCTCCAGGGCGTTACGCTGAGCTTCGGCGTTTGGGCGACGACAGACCATATGATGGGGATCGTGCTGGGGCTTCCCTTAGCGCGCTGGCTTTCAGGACGGTACGGCGACAATCGGGTTTACGCAGCGGCTTTTGTCGCTTACGCGATTTTTTCCTTTGCTTGCGCCTTGGCGGAGACCATCTGGTTCTTCGTGCCCGCGCGCTTTCTTCTCGGCCTGGCTGGCGGTGTGATCCTCCCGTTGGGGCAGGGACTCGTCCTCAAAGAAATTCCAGAGAAGTACCGGCCCTATGGCGTCGCATGGTGGGGCGTGCTCAGCATGACCCCCTTTACGCTCGGCGTTTTCATGGGCGGATTTTGGGCCGAGTATTTCACTTGGCGAATGCTCTTTTACTCCAATATTTTCTTGGGTCTGCCGATTGCGGGCGTCGTAAGCGCTTTGCTCTATGGCCGGCCCCACACGAGGCGGATCGCCCGGTTCGATCTGGTCGGGTTCCTCTTGATCGGGGTCGTATTCGTCGGCACGCAGACGATCCTCAATCAAGGCAACGATTTCGACTGGCTGGGGTCGACGGCTCTCACGCTATTGACGGCGGCCGTGGTCATCGCCCTCCCGACGTTCATTGTTTGGGAGCTGGGAGAGCGCAACCCCGTGCTCGATATACGGCTCTTCAGTTGTCGCAACTACGCCGTCGCGACTTTTTGCTCGGTCGTCGGTTTCCTTTTCATTCTGGGCACGCTGTCCGTGTTCGTCGGGCAACTGCAGCTATTGCTCGGCTACACATCTTCCGGGGCAGGGGCCGTTTATCTATCGATGGCGCTATTGGCGGCGCCTGTCGCCTGGACTGTGCATTTCCTCGTTCGCCATATTGATATGCGCCTTTTCGCGAGCCTGAATTTTCTCGGCTTCTCGGTAACGCTGACTTGGCTCGGTCTCTTCGATAAACTTGCGTCATTCGATCAAATCACTGTGCCGATGATATTCTTCGGCTTCTTCCTGGCGGCTTTCTTTGCGCCGTTGGCGGCCATCGCCGTCCAAGGCCTCGAGAGCACGAAGCTTATTCGCGCGGCCGAGGAGCTTGCGATGTTGCGCACGGCGGCCGGCGCCTTTGGCATCGCCTTGCAGAGCGTCGTTCAGTTCCGTCGAACGCCATTTCACCAACTCGGCCTCGCGGATCAATACGGAGGCCGCGGCTTTCCGTCGCTCGACCTGCTCTCACAGCTGACAGACAAGCTGGAGGGGAGCGGCATGAGCGAAGCGGTTGCCCGAGCGCAAGCCGCGCGCCTCATTCGCCAGCAAGCATTGCTCATGGGGCTCGATGATGCATTCTTGCTTGCGGCCGTCGCCTTTTTCTGCCTTGCCATCTTTGTCTGGCTGGCGCGCGGCGTCCCGCGGAAGAAGCCGGAGCCAAAGCCGAGCTTCGAGCTGCTACGCGCCGAAGAATTAATGGAGCAGCCTTGA